One stretch of Brachyhypopomus gauderio isolate BG-103 chromosome 8, BGAUD_0.2, whole genome shotgun sequence DNA includes these proteins:
- the LOC143521789 gene encoding kelch-like protein 10 → MRLISLKRGYSVQKMYKEKTIFTLFTNGWSPPEKRIYNIPGVSPRMMRLIVDYAYTHSVPINKDNVEELLAAADQFSVSSLVRACCQFLEAQLGVENCIGIYKLADTYWCPDLRLKAHLFILHHFEEVARVSGKFLELPLTQLSGILVKDVLNFKHEDVVFEAVLRWVTHALQERKGHIAVLLSKV, encoded by the exons ATGAGGTTGATCAGTTTGAAGCGTGGATACAGTGTCCAGAAAATgtacaaagaaaaaacaatctt tacactgttcacCAATGGCTGGAGCCCTCCAGAGAAGCGTATCTACAACATCCCTGGTGTCTCCCCGCGTATGATGCGGCTGATCGTTGATTATgcctacacacactcagtgcCCATAAATAAGGACAACGTGGAGGAGCTGCTAGCAGCTGCAGACCAGTTCTCCGTCTCGAGCCTCGTACGTGCCTGCTGCCAGTTCCTAGAAGCTCAGCTGGGTGTGGAGAACTGCATAGGCATCTATAAACTGGCTGACACTTACTGGTGCCCGGACCTGCGGCTGAAAGCCCACCTGTTCATCCTTCACCACTTTGAAGAGGTTGCACGTGTGTCAGGAAAGTTCCTGGAGCTGCCGCTGACCCAGCTGAGTGGGATCCTTGTGAAGGACGTCCTCAACTTCAAACATGAAGATGTGGTGTTCGAGGCCGTCCTGCGCTGGGTCACCCATGCACTTCAGGAAAGAAAGGGACACATCGCCGTCTTGCTGTCAAAGGTCTAA